In Prunus dulcis chromosome 2, ALMONDv2, whole genome shotgun sequence, a single genomic region encodes these proteins:
- the LOC117619738 gene encoding probable purine permease 11 isoform X1: protein MSLHKAESEWWRDSQESILPKDETVIEQTQFVKLGRCQWWFMVALNIFFLIVGQAAAVLLGRFYYDRGGNSKWMATLVQTAAFPVLLIPLYFIPSSKDPSTSSAPPSIKVLALIYFALGVLLACDNMLYSVGLLYLSASTYSLICATQLAFNAVFSYFINSQKFTALILNSVIIVSFSAALIAVSDDSSGPAGVSKWKHILGFICTLGASAIYSLLLSLMQLTFQKVLKKETFSVVLEMQIYTALVASCAATVGLFASGEWRTLHGEMENFGEGRVSYVMTLVWTAVAWQVCSVGVVGLIFVVSSLFSNVISTLSLAVTPIAAVIIFHDKMDGVKIIAMLLAIWGFATYIYQNYLDDSKVRRRQTGVTESHNDSSA, encoded by the exons ATGTCTTTACACAAGGCAGAATCTGAATGGTGGAGAG ATAGCCAAGAATCGATTTTACCCAAAGATGAAACTGTCATAGAGCAAACACAATTTGTCAAACTTGGCCGCTGTCAATGGTGGTTTATGGTGGCACTCaacatcttcttcctcattgTGGGGCAGGCTGCTGCGGTTTTACTTGGGAGATTCTATTATGACCGGGGTGGTAATAGTAAATGGATGGCCACTCTTGTCCAAACTGCAGCATTCCCAGTTCTTCTCATCCcactttattttattccttCATCCAAAGATCCATCAACTTCTTCAGCCCCACCTTCCATTAAAGTACTTGCCTTGATTTACTTCGCCCTTGGAGTGCTCTTGGCTTGTGACAACATGTTGTATTCTGTCGGACTCTTGTACCTATCTGCCTCTACTTACTCCCTCATTTGTGCAACTCAATTAGCTTTCAATGCAGTTTTCTCGTACTTCATCAACTCCCAGAAGTTCACTGCATTGATTCTTAATTCAGTGATTATCGTGTCATTCTCAGCAGCTCTTATTGCTGTCAGTGATGATTCCAGTGGACCAGCAGGAGTCTCAAAGTGGAAACATATCCTTGGATTCATCTGTACCCTTGGAGCTTCAGCAATTTACTCTCTACTGCTTTCCCTCATGCAGCTTACCTTCCAAAAAGTTCTTAAGAAGGAAACCTTTTCTGTGGTCTTGGAAATGCAAATCTATACAGCACTGGTTGCCAGTTGTGCTGCAACTGTGGGTCTTTTTGCCAGTGGGGAATGGAGGACTTTGCATGgggaaatggaaaattttggtgAGGGACGAGTTTCTTATGTGATGACCTTAGTTTGGACAGCTGTGGCTTGGCAAGTTTGTTCTGTTGGTGTTGTGGgattaattttcgtcgtttcttctctcttctccaaCGTAATTAGTACTCTTTCCTTGGCTGTTACTCCTATAGCTGCTGTGATAATTTTCCATGACAAGATGGACGGTGTCAAGATAATTGCTATGCTTCTGGCAATTTGGGGTTTTGCCACTTATATTTATCAGAACTACCTTGATGATTCTAAGGTAAGAAGAAGGCAGACTGGTGTTACGGAATCACACAATGATTCTTCTGCCTGA
- the LOC117619738 gene encoding probable purine permease 11 isoform X2 produces MAMPDSQESILPKDETVIEQTQFVKLGRCQWWFMVALNIFFLIVGQAAAVLLGRFYYDRGGNSKWMATLVQTAAFPVLLIPLYFIPSSKDPSTSSAPPSIKVLALIYFALGVLLACDNMLYSVGLLYLSASTYSLICATQLAFNAVFSYFINSQKFTALILNSVIIVSFSAALIAVSDDSSGPAGVSKWKHILGFICTLGASAIYSLLLSLMQLTFQKVLKKETFSVVLEMQIYTALVASCAATVGLFASGEWRTLHGEMENFGEGRVSYVMTLVWTAVAWQVCSVGVVGLIFVVSSLFSNVISTLSLAVTPIAAVIIFHDKMDGVKIIAMLLAIWGFATYIYQNYLDDSKVRRRQTGVTESHNDSSA; encoded by the exons ATGGCCATGccag ATAGCCAAGAATCGATTTTACCCAAAGATGAAACTGTCATAGAGCAAACACAATTTGTCAAACTTGGCCGCTGTCAATGGTGGTTTATGGTGGCACTCaacatcttcttcctcattgTGGGGCAGGCTGCTGCGGTTTTACTTGGGAGATTCTATTATGACCGGGGTGGTAATAGTAAATGGATGGCCACTCTTGTCCAAACTGCAGCATTCCCAGTTCTTCTCATCCcactttattttattccttCATCCAAAGATCCATCAACTTCTTCAGCCCCACCTTCCATTAAAGTACTTGCCTTGATTTACTTCGCCCTTGGAGTGCTCTTGGCTTGTGACAACATGTTGTATTCTGTCGGACTCTTGTACCTATCTGCCTCTACTTACTCCCTCATTTGTGCAACTCAATTAGCTTTCAATGCAGTTTTCTCGTACTTCATCAACTCCCAGAAGTTCACTGCATTGATTCTTAATTCAGTGATTATCGTGTCATTCTCAGCAGCTCTTATTGCTGTCAGTGATGATTCCAGTGGACCAGCAGGAGTCTCAAAGTGGAAACATATCCTTGGATTCATCTGTACCCTTGGAGCTTCAGCAATTTACTCTCTACTGCTTTCCCTCATGCAGCTTACCTTCCAAAAAGTTCTTAAGAAGGAAACCTTTTCTGTGGTCTTGGAAATGCAAATCTATACAGCACTGGTTGCCAGTTGTGCTGCAACTGTGGGTCTTTTTGCCAGTGGGGAATGGAGGACTTTGCATGgggaaatggaaaattttggtgAGGGACGAGTTTCTTATGTGATGACCTTAGTTTGGACAGCTGTGGCTTGGCAAGTTTGTTCTGTTGGTGTTGTGGgattaattttcgtcgtttcttctctcttctccaaCGTAATTAGTACTCTTTCCTTGGCTGTTACTCCTATAGCTGCTGTGATAATTTTCCATGACAAGATGGACGGTGTCAAGATAATTGCTATGCTTCTGGCAATTTGGGGTTTTGCCACTTATATTTATCAGAACTACCTTGATGATTCTAAGGTAAGAAGAAGGCAGACTGGTGTTACGGAATCACACAATGATTCTTCTGCCTGA
- the LOC117619793 gene encoding ras-related protein RABH1b, whose amino-acid sequence MAPVSALAKYKLVFLGDQSVGKTSIITRFMYDKFDNTYQATIGIDFLSKTMYLEDRTVRLQLWDTAGQERFRSLIPSYIRDSSVAVIVYDVASRQSFLNTSKWIEEVRTERGSDVIIVLVGNKTDLVDKRQVSIEEGEAKARELNVMFIETSAKAGFNIKALFRKIAAALPGMETLSSTKQEDMVDVNLKSSNANSSQSQAQSGGCAC is encoded by the exons ATGGCTCCCGTTTCGGCTCTCGCCAAGTACAAGCTCGTCTTCTTGGGGGACCAGTCCGTCGGCAAAACCAGCATCATCACTCGCTTCATGTACGACAAGTTCGACAACACGTATCAG GCTACCATTGGCATTGATTTTCTGTCAAAGACAATGTACCTTGAAGATCGAACTGTTCGATTGCAGCTCTG GGATACTGCTGGGCAGGAAAGGTTCAGGAGTCTCATTCCAAGCTATATCAGGGATTCCTCTGTGGCAGTCATTGTATATGATGTTGCAA GCAGGCAATCATTCCTAAACACTTCCAAGTGGATTGAAGAGGTTCGCACTGAGCGGGGAAGTGATGTTATCATTGTACTTGTTGGAAACAAAACAGATCTTGTAGACAAAAG GCAAGTTTCCATAGAGGAAGGAGAAGCCAAAGCTCGTGAGCTCAATGTTATGTTCATCGAAACTAGTGCCAAGGCTGGCTTTAATATCAAG GCACTGTTCCGAAAGATAGCAGCCGCCTTGCCTGGAATGGAAACACTTTCTTCGACGAAGCAAGAGGATATGGTTGATGTGAACCTCAAGTCATCCAATGCAAATTCATCACAGTCACAGGCACAGTCGGGCGGATGTGCTTGTTAA
- the LOC117618594 gene encoding acyl carrier protein 1, mitochondrial, with translation MALRAALLRHVRIPAQTLNPALTLTGGKWGPPSLRWMSSHDDHLTKSEVTERVLSVVKSFPKVDPSTVTSDVHFQKDLGLDSLDNVEIVMALEEEFKLEIPDKEADKIDSTNLAIEYIYNHPMAG, from the exons ATGGCGCTGAGAGCAGCCCTACTGCGGCACGTGCGAATTCCGgcacaaaccctaaacccagCCCTAACCCTAACCGGAGGAAAATGGGGCCCACCTTCTCTCCGGTGGATGTCATCGCACGACGATCATCTCACCAAATCCGAGGTCACCGAGAGAGTCCTCTCTGTTGTCAAGAGCTTCCCAAAAGTCGATCCTTCCACG GTGACTTCTGATGTACATTTCCAGAAGGATTTGGGCTTGGATAGCTTGGATAATGTGGAGATTGTGATGGCTCTGGAAGAAGAGTTCAAGCTAGAGATTCCAGACAAGGAAGCCGATAAGATTGACTCTACTAATCTGGCCATTGAGTACATCTACAACCATCCAATGGCTGGGTAA